From Actinopolymorpha cephalotaxi, one genomic window encodes:
- the leuD gene encoding 3-isopropylmalate dehydratase small subunit produces the protein MDKFTLHSGKALPLRRANVDTDQIIPAVYLKRVTRTGFGDGLFAAWRGDPDFVLNRPEHQGASILVAGPDFGTGSSREHAVWALQDAGFQVVLSSRFGDIFRGNSGKAGLLAALVDQKVIERLWALLEEAPETKVSVDLEHRLVLAGSGPDAIRETFDLDDYTRWRLLEGLDDIGLTLSHVTEIDAYEARRPTHKPTTLPVLA, from the coding sequence ATGGACAAGTTCACCTTGCACAGCGGCAAGGCGCTTCCCCTGCGCCGGGCCAACGTGGACACCGACCAGATCATCCCCGCCGTCTACCTGAAGCGGGTCACCCGCACCGGCTTCGGAGACGGCCTGTTCGCCGCGTGGCGCGGCGACCCCGACTTCGTACTCAACCGGCCCGAACACCAGGGCGCCTCGATCCTGGTCGCCGGCCCCGACTTCGGCACCGGATCCTCGCGTGAGCACGCCGTCTGGGCGCTGCAGGACGCGGGCTTCCAGGTCGTGCTGTCCTCCCGCTTCGGCGACATCTTCCGTGGCAACTCGGGCAAGGCCGGCCTGCTGGCAGCCCTGGTGGACCAGAAGGTGATCGAACGCCTGTGGGCGTTGCTGGAGGAGGCGCCGGAGACCAAGGTGTCGGTCGACCTGGAACACCGGCTGGTGCTCGCGGGCTCGGGTCCGGACGCGATCCGGGAGACCTTCGACCTCGACGACTACACCCGCTGGCGGTTGCTGGAGGGACTGGACGACATCGGGCTCACGCTCTCCCACGTCACCGAGATCGACGCCTACGAAGCCCGTCGGCCCACCCACAAGCCGACCACGCTGCCGGTGCTCGCGTGA
- a CDS encoding thiamine-phosphate kinase, whose protein sequence is MRADINDARSGAAQVTQIRGTQAGSRRSDGGEGTGGSVAELGEFGLIAAMSARLPTGPDVLLGPGDDAAVISVPDNRVVATTDMLVEGRHFRRDWSPAYDVGRKAAAQNLADVAAMGAVPTALLVSFGAPPDLPAQWALEFADGLRDETTAAGASVAGGDVVASGPIVISITALGTLQGRAPLTRSGARSGDVVAVCGRLGWSAAGLTVLGRGFRSPRVVVEAHRRPEPPYDAGPEAAALGASALIDVSDGLLADLGHVARASGVRIDVDTSTLEVADPLRAVAAAINADPLAFVLTGGEDHALAATFGPDVELPERWQVVGRVLPAQERGQQAEGQPRPSDEPPVTVDGEVYDGPAGHDHFR, encoded by the coding sequence ATGAGGGCTGACATCAACGACGCGAGGTCAGGAGCGGCGCAGGTGACGCAGATCAGGGGAACTCAGGCGGGCTCTCGACGGTCGGACGGCGGCGAGGGTACCGGCGGCAGTGTGGCGGAGCTGGGGGAGTTCGGGCTCATCGCCGCGATGAGCGCACGCCTGCCGACCGGCCCGGACGTCCTGCTCGGCCCCGGTGACGACGCGGCCGTGATCTCGGTTCCGGACAACCGCGTGGTCGCCACCACCGACATGCTGGTCGAGGGCCGGCACTTCCGCCGCGACTGGTCGCCGGCGTACGACGTGGGCCGCAAGGCGGCGGCCCAGAACCTCGCCGACGTCGCCGCCATGGGGGCCGTCCCCACCGCGTTGCTGGTGAGCTTCGGGGCGCCGCCGGACCTGCCGGCGCAGTGGGCGCTGGAGTTCGCCGACGGGCTCCGGGACGAGACGACGGCGGCGGGGGCGTCGGTGGCCGGCGGGGACGTGGTGGCGTCGGGCCCGATCGTCATCTCGATCACCGCGCTCGGCACCCTTCAGGGACGGGCGCCGCTGACCCGGTCCGGCGCGCGGTCAGGCGACGTGGTCGCCGTGTGCGGGCGGCTCGGCTGGTCCGCGGCGGGGCTCACCGTCCTGGGCCGGGGCTTCCGGTCGCCGCGGGTGGTCGTGGAGGCGCACCGCCGGCCCGAACCCCCGTACGACGCGGGCCCGGAGGCGGCCGCGCTGGGAGCGAGCGCGCTGATCGACGTGAGCGACGGACTGCTCGCCGACCTGGGGCACGTGGCCCGGGCCAGCGGAGTGCGCATCGACGTGGACACCAGCACGCTGGAGGTCGCGGATCCGCTGCGCGCCGTCGCGGCGGCGATCAACGCCGACCCGCTGGCGTTCGTGCTCACCGGCGGCGAGGACCACGCGCTGGCCGCGACGTTCGGACCGGACGTCGAGCTCCCCGAGCGGTGGCAGGTCGTCGGCCGGGTGCTCCCGGCGCAGGAGCGGGGACAGCAGGCCGAGGGGCAGCCCCGGCCGAGCGACGAGCCGCCGGTGACGGTGGACGGCGAGGTGTACGACGGCCCGGCCGGCCACGACCACTTCCGCTGA
- the rpmB gene encoding 50S ribosomal protein L28 → MAAVCDVCGKGPEFGNNVSHSKRRTRRRFDPNIQRVRATVHGTPKRVNVCTSCLKAGKVTR, encoded by the coding sequence GTGGCTGCCGTCTGCGACGTTTGTGGCAAGGGGCCCGAATTCGGCAACAACGTGTCGCACTCGAAGCGGCGCACCCGTCGACGGTTCGACCCCAACATCCAGCGGGTTCGTGCGACCGTCCACGGCACTCCGAAGCGGGTCAATGTCTGCACCTCCTGCCTGAAGGCGGGCAAGGTCACTCGCTGA
- a CDS encoding DUF3515 domain-containing protein, with protein MLAASLALAALGVFAAGCGEPTVRVEPPHPTGAAEAACRRLFAALPAQVLGESARVVQPASANAAAWGDPPILLRCGVHRPAKLRTSSDCLAIDHVGWFSERATRGYIFTTIGRDAYVELSVPSAYQPPSNALVDVAAAVRQAVPVRTPCV; from the coding sequence TTGCTCGCCGCGTCCCTCGCGCTCGCCGCGCTCGGGGTGTTCGCGGCGGGCTGCGGCGAGCCGACGGTACGCGTCGAGCCGCCCCATCCGACCGGTGCCGCCGAGGCCGCCTGCCGAAGGCTCTTCGCCGCGCTGCCCGCGCAGGTGCTCGGCGAGTCCGCGCGGGTGGTGCAGCCGGCCTCCGCCAACGCCGCGGCATGGGGGGACCCGCCCATCCTGCTGCGCTGCGGCGTGCACCGGCCGGCGAAGCTGCGGACCTCCTCGGACTGCCTGGCGATCGACCACGTGGGGTGGTTCTCCGAACGCGCCACCCGCGGCTACATCTTCACCACCATCGGCCGGGACGCCTACGTCGAGCTGTCGGTGCCCTCGGCGTACCAACCGCCGTCGAACGCACTGGTGGACGTCGCGGCGGCGGTCCGGCAGGCCGTCCCCGTGCGTACGCCCTGCGTCTGA
- a CDS encoding trans-sulfuration enzyme family protein: protein MSDFEEHAAPEQPPAQSQSTPMAQSPEQSPSHSPGAPALGLDTVAVTAGRPPHDPDQPLNPPLVLASTYVAGGDLEYGRYANPTWTAFEEVLGALEGGRALAFPSGLAAVATILDLVPVGGVVVAPRHAYLGTVGQLADLVESGRLSAAPLVDIADTEGTLALLPGADLVILESPTNPALEVADLPALCAGAREAGAAVVVDNTFATPMLQRPLEYGADVVLHSATKYLAGHSDLVLGALVTAPTERGNELHDLLDSRRRKLGATPGAFETWLALRGLRTLPLRVERACANAAVLAHRLAQHPAVDRVRYPGLRDDPGHARATAQMSAYGAVVAVEVRGGAEAAEALTTATRLWVRATSLGGVESTLERRRRWPGESATIPDNLVRLSVGVEDVEDLWADLSAALSAVGGDAGADADAG from the coding sequence ATGTCCGACTTCGAGGAGCACGCCGCGCCGGAGCAGCCTCCGGCCCAGTCACAGTCCACGCCGATGGCGCAGTCGCCGGAACAGTCGCCGTCACACTCGCCGGGCGCGCCCGCACTCGGCCTGGACACGGTGGCGGTCACCGCCGGCCGGCCACCGCACGACCCGGACCAGCCGCTGAACCCGCCGCTGGTGCTCGCCTCCACCTACGTCGCCGGCGGGGACCTGGAGTACGGCCGGTACGCCAACCCCACCTGGACGGCGTTCGAGGAGGTGCTGGGCGCCCTGGAGGGCGGCCGGGCGCTGGCCTTCCCCTCGGGCCTGGCGGCGGTCGCCACGATCCTCGACCTGGTTCCGGTCGGTGGGGTGGTGGTCGCGCCCCGGCACGCCTACCTCGGCACCGTCGGGCAGCTGGCCGACCTGGTGGAGTCCGGACGGCTCAGCGCGGCGCCGCTGGTCGACATCGCCGACACCGAGGGCACGCTGGCACTGCTGCCCGGCGCCGACCTGGTGATCCTGGAGTCACCCACCAACCCCGCGCTGGAGGTCGCCGACCTGCCCGCCCTGTGCGCGGGCGCACGGGAGGCCGGCGCGGCCGTGGTGGTCGACAACACGTTCGCGACCCCGATGCTGCAGCGCCCGCTGGAGTACGGCGCGGACGTCGTGCTGCACTCGGCGACGAAGTACCTCGCCGGCCACAGCGACCTCGTGCTCGGCGCGCTGGTGACCGCGCCGACCGAACGCGGGAACGAGCTGCACGACCTGCTGGACTCCCGGCGCCGCAAGCTCGGCGCGACACCGGGGGCGTTCGAGACCTGGCTGGCCCTGCGCGGCCTGCGCACCCTGCCCCTGCGGGTCGAGCGCGCGTGCGCCAACGCCGCCGTCCTGGCGCACCGGCTGGCCCAGCACCCGGCGGTGGACAGAGTGCGGTATCCCGGGCTGCGCGACGATCCCGGCCACGCCCGTGCGACCGCACAGATGTCCGCGTACGGCGCCGTCGTGGCGGTGGAGGTACGCGGCGGCGCCGAGGCCGCCGAGGCGCTCACGACGGCGACCAGGCTGTGGGTGCGCGCGACCAGCCTCGGCGGGGTCGAGTCGACCCTGGAACGCCGGCGCCGGTGGCCGGGTGAGAGCGCCACGATTCCCGACAACCTGGTGCGGCTCAGCGTCGGTGTCGAGGACGTCGAGGACCTGTGGGCCGACCTGTCCGCGGCCCTGTCGGCCGTCGGTGGCGATGCCGGCGCCGACGCCGACGCCGGCTGA
- a CDS encoding HU family DNA-binding protein codes for MNKSQLVEVLASRFDDNKKDAQHALESVIDTITRAVASGEKVAITGFGAFEKIDRPARMVRNPRTGERKRAKKTSVPKFRAGAELKAVVSGAKKLPKLAAAKKTTTTGRAATKTAATKTAATKSAASKVAATKAPAKKTAAKKATTGRATKATTAKKTAAKKTTGTAAKKATATKKATTKRTPAKRTAKR; via the coding sequence GTGAACAAGTCCCAGCTGGTCGAGGTGCTCGCTTCGCGCTTCGACGACAACAAGAAGGATGCGCAGCACGCGCTCGAGTCCGTGATCGACACGATCACTCGTGCTGTGGCGTCCGGAGAAAAGGTGGCGATCACCGGCTTCGGCGCGTTCGAGAAGATCGACCGCCCGGCCCGGATGGTCCGCAACCCCCGCACGGGCGAGCGTAAGCGCGCCAAGAAGACGTCGGTGCCGAAGTTCCGCGCTGGTGCGGAGCTGAAGGCCGTCGTCTCCGGTGCCAAGAAGCTGCCGAAGCTCGCCGCGGCCAAGAAGACCACGACGACCGGTCGCGCGGCCACCAAGACCGCCGCCACGAAGACCGCCGCCACCAAGTCCGCGGCCAGCAAGGTCGCCGCCACCAAGGCGCCGGCCAAGAAGACCGCGGCCAAGAAGGCGACGACGGGGCGCGCCACCAAGGCGACGACCGCCAAGAAGACCGCGGCCAAGAAGACCACGGGCACGGCGGCCAAGAAGGCCACGGCGACGAAGAAGGCCACCACCAAGCGGACTCCGGCCAAGCGCACCGCCAAGCGCTGA
- the leuC gene encoding 3-isopropylmalate dehydratase large subunit, which produces MGTTLAEKLWEEHVVRRGEGEPDLLYIDLHLVHEVTSPQAFDGLRLEGRPVRRPDLTIATEDHNVPTIDVDKPIADPVSRTQVETLRRNCEEFGIRLHPLGDAEQGIVHVVGPQLGLTQPGTTVVCGDSHTSTHGAFGALAFGIGTSEVEHVLATQTLPQSRPKTMAVTVDGQLAEGVTPKDLVLALIAKVGTGGGQGHVVEYRGEAFRTMSMEGRMTVCNMSIEWGAKAGLVAPDETTFAYLEGRPHAPKGADWDAAVAYWQTLRTDDDAVFDREVTLDAGSITPFVTWGTNPGQGVPLGASVPHPTDFDDPDARRSAERALEYMGLRAGTPMRDIAVDTVFLGSCTNGRIEDLRAAAAVVRGRSVAEGVRMLVVPGSGRVRLQAEDEGLDVIFKEAGAEWRGAGCSMCLGMNPDQLTPGERSASTSNRNFEGRQGKGGRTHLVSPLVAAATAVSGRLAAPADLPSVTA; this is translated from the coding sequence ATGGGGACCACCCTTGCGGAGAAGTTGTGGGAGGAGCACGTCGTACGTCGTGGCGAGGGTGAGCCCGACCTCCTCTACATCGACCTCCACCTGGTCCACGAAGTCACCAGCCCGCAGGCGTTCGACGGGCTGCGGCTCGAGGGCCGGCCGGTCCGGCGTCCCGACCTCACGATCGCCACCGAGGACCACAACGTACCCACGATCGACGTCGACAAGCCGATCGCCGACCCGGTGTCGCGTACGCAGGTGGAAACCCTGCGGCGCAACTGCGAGGAGTTCGGCATCCGGCTGCACCCGCTCGGTGACGCCGAGCAGGGCATCGTGCACGTCGTCGGCCCGCAGCTGGGGCTCACCCAGCCCGGCACCACGGTGGTGTGCGGCGACTCGCACACCTCGACCCACGGTGCGTTCGGCGCGCTGGCGTTCGGGATCGGCACCAGCGAGGTCGAGCACGTGCTCGCCACCCAGACGCTGCCGCAGAGCCGGCCGAAGACGATGGCGGTCACCGTCGACGGTCAGCTGGCCGAGGGCGTCACGCCGAAGGACCTCGTGCTCGCGTTGATCGCGAAGGTCGGCACCGGCGGCGGTCAGGGCCACGTCGTGGAGTACCGCGGCGAGGCGTTCCGCACGATGTCGATGGAAGGCCGGATGACGGTCTGCAACATGTCCATCGAGTGGGGTGCCAAGGCCGGCCTGGTGGCCCCCGACGAGACCACGTTCGCCTACCTGGAAGGGCGTCCGCACGCGCCGAAGGGCGCGGACTGGGATGCCGCGGTGGCCTACTGGCAGACGCTGCGCACCGACGACGACGCGGTCTTCGACCGCGAGGTGACGCTGGACGCCGGCTCGATCACGCCCTTCGTGACCTGGGGAACCAACCCCGGCCAGGGCGTTCCGCTCGGCGCGAGCGTCCCGCACCCCACCGACTTCGACGACCCCGACGCGCGGCGTTCGGCCGAGCGTGCGCTGGAGTACATGGGCCTTCGGGCCGGTACGCCGATGCGCGACATCGCCGTGGACACGGTGTTCCTCGGCTCGTGCACCAACGGCCGGATCGAGGACCTGCGCGCGGCCGCGGCCGTGGTGCGCGGACGCTCGGTGGCCGAAGGCGTACGCATGTTGGTGGTTCCGGGCTCGGGCCGGGTTCGGCTGCAGGCCGAGGACGAGGGCCTGGACGTGATCTTCAAGGAGGCCGGGGCCGAGTGGCGTGGCGCCGGATGCTCGATGTGTCTCGGGATGAACCCTGACCAGCTGACACCGGGGGAGCGCAGCGCCTCGACCTCCAACCGCAACTTCGAAGGCAGGCAGGGCAAGGGTGGCCGTACGCACCTCGTGTCCCCGTTGGTGGCCGCCGCGACCGCGGTTTCCGGCCGCCTCGCCGCACCCGCCGACCTGCCGTCCGTCACCGCCTGA
- a CDS encoding Lrp/AsnC ligand binding domain-containing protein has product MVQAYILIQTEVGRAAEVAEEISHITGVTLAEDVTGPYDVIVRAEAHNVDELGRLVVAQVQGINGITRTLTCPVVHI; this is encoded by the coding sequence ATGGTTCAGGCCTACATCCTCATCCAGACCGAGGTCGGAAGGGCGGCCGAGGTCGCCGAGGAGATCTCGCACATCACCGGCGTCACCCTCGCCGAGGACGTCACCGGTCCGTACGACGTGATCGTCCGGGCCGAGGCCCACAACGTCGACGAGCTCGGCCGGCTCGTCGTCGCCCAGGTGCAGGGGATCAACGGCATCACCCGGACCCTCACCTGCCCGGTGGTCCACATCTGA
- a CDS encoding D-alanine--D-alanine ligase family protein: protein MSEYERGPQAGEDPSARTGRKPRVAVVFGGRSSEHAVSCATAGSVLRALDRERYDVIPVGITVDGRWVLEKDDPERLAIGAGRLPEVDEKGTAVVLANDRGGELVSLDPATVPGTLGEVDVVFPLLHGPFGEDGTLQGLLEMADVRYVGAGVLASAVAMDKHFAKLVFSGQGFPVVPYTLLKPGAWAADRSACEEAVASLGYPVFVKPTRGGSSIGITKVSRPQDLGEAVEKAAAHDPKVLVEAAVEGAREIECGVLESLDGGPPRASAVAEIRYGTEYEFYDFEAKYLDDERHVDLALPASLDEKSTRQVQEIAVRAFEALGAEGLARVDFFLRNDGTLLLNEINTMPGFTPYSMFPRMWAASGVDYAALCDHLIQLALRRPTGLR from the coding sequence GTGAGTGAGTACGAGCGGGGTCCGCAGGCGGGTGAAGACCCGTCCGCGCGGACCGGACGCAAGCCCCGGGTGGCCGTCGTCTTCGGTGGCCGCAGTTCCGAGCATGCCGTGTCGTGCGCGACCGCCGGCAGCGTGTTGCGGGCACTGGACCGGGAGCGTTACGACGTCATCCCCGTCGGTATCACCGTCGACGGCCGCTGGGTGCTGGAGAAGGACGACCCGGAGCGGCTCGCGATCGGTGCGGGCCGGCTGCCCGAGGTCGACGAGAAGGGCACCGCGGTGGTGCTCGCCAACGACCGCGGCGGCGAGCTGGTCTCGCTCGACCCGGCGACGGTGCCCGGCACCCTCGGTGAGGTCGACGTCGTCTTTCCGCTGCTGCACGGGCCGTTCGGTGAGGACGGCACGCTCCAGGGCCTGCTGGAGATGGCCGACGTCCGCTACGTCGGCGCCGGTGTGCTCGCCAGCGCGGTCGCCATGGACAAGCACTTCGCCAAGCTCGTCTTCTCCGGCCAGGGCTTCCCGGTGGTGCCCTACACCCTGCTGAAGCCCGGTGCCTGGGCGGCCGACCGGTCCGCGTGCGAGGAGGCGGTCGCCTCCCTCGGCTACCCGGTCTTCGTCAAGCCCACCCGCGGCGGTTCGAGCATCGGCATCACCAAGGTGAGCCGGCCGCAGGACCTCGGCGAGGCGGTGGAGAAGGCCGCGGCGCATGACCCCAAGGTGCTCGTGGAGGCCGCGGTCGAGGGTGCCCGGGAGATCGAGTGCGGTGTGCTGGAGAGCCTCGACGGCGGGCCCCCGCGGGCCAGCGCGGTCGCGGAGATCCGGTACGGCACGGAGTACGAGTTCTACGACTTCGAGGCGAAGTACCTCGACGACGAGCGGCACGTCGACCTGGCGCTGCCGGCGTCCCTGGACGAGAAGTCCACCCGGCAGGTGCAGGAGATCGCGGTGCGGGCGTTCGAGGCGCTGGGCGCCGAGGGCCTGGCCCGGGTCGACTTCTTCCTCCGCAACGACGGCACCCTCCTGCTGAACGAGATCAACACGATGCCGGGGTTCACTCCGTACTCCATGTTCCCGCGGATGTGGGCCGCCAGCGGAGTCGACTACGCCGCCCTGTGCGACCACCTGATCCAGCTCGCCCTGCGCAGACCGACCGGCCTGCGCTGA
- a CDS encoding NAD(P)H-dependent glycerol-3-phosphate dehydrogenase: MTGAAVLGAGSWGTAFALVLADAGATVGLWARRRALADAMTERRENPDYLPGVRLPAAVTATADVETALAGTRYVFLAVPAQELRSHLVRWAPLVPADAVLVSLAKGVELHSGKRMSEVIAEAAGVRPERVAVVTGPNLAREVAERQPAASVVASVDAGVARRLQRVCHSPAFRPYTNADVVGCELAGAAKNVIALAVGIAVGLGFGDNTRASLITRGLAEVTRLGVALGADPHTFAGLAGLGDLVATCSSPLSRNRQLGTALGEGRTVAEAGAGSRQVAEGVRTCAAILELAGRHRVEMPVAEHVTRVVRGELSPSHLIASLVSRGAKPERHGW, encoded by the coding sequence ATGACCGGGGCGGCGGTCCTCGGCGCCGGCTCCTGGGGCACGGCGTTCGCGCTGGTGCTCGCCGACGCGGGCGCGACGGTCGGCCTGTGGGCCCGGCGGCGGGCGCTCGCCGACGCGATGACGGAGCGGCGGGAGAACCCCGACTACCTGCCCGGGGTGCGGTTGCCGGCGGCGGTGACCGCGACCGCGGACGTCGAGACCGCGTTGGCCGGAACGCGCTACGTGTTCCTCGCCGTACCCGCGCAGGAGTTGCGTTCCCACCTGGTCCGGTGGGCGCCGCTGGTCCCCGCCGACGCCGTGCTGGTCAGTTTGGCCAAGGGTGTCGAACTCCACTCCGGCAAGCGGATGAGCGAGGTGATCGCCGAGGCGGCCGGGGTTCGGCCCGAGCGGGTCGCCGTCGTCACCGGTCCCAACCTCGCCCGCGAGGTGGCCGAACGACAGCCGGCGGCGAGCGTCGTCGCGTCCGTGGACGCCGGCGTGGCGAGGCGACTGCAGCGGGTGTGCCACTCACCGGCGTTCCGGCCGTACACCAACGCCGACGTGGTGGGGTGCGAACTCGCGGGCGCGGCGAAGAACGTCATCGCGCTCGCGGTCGGAATCGCCGTGGGGCTGGGGTTCGGCGACAACACCAGGGCGTCGCTCATCACCCGCGGACTGGCCGAGGTGACCCGGCTCGGTGTGGCCCTGGGCGCGGACCCGCACACGTTCGCGGGACTGGCCGGGCTGGGCGACCTGGTGGCCACCTGCTCGTCCCCGCTGTCGCGCAACCGTCAGCTCGGCACGGCCCTGGGGGAGGGGCGCACGGTCGCCGAGGCCGGCGCCGGCAGCCGGCAGGTCGCCGAGGGCGTACGTACCTGCGCGGCGATCCTCGAGCTCGCCGGCCGGCACCGGGTGGAGATGCCGGTCGCCGAGCACGTGACCCGGGTCGTCCGCGGCGAGCTGTCGCCCTCGCACCTGATCGCCAGCCTGGTCAGCCGCGGCGCGAAGCCCGAACGCCACGGCTGGTGA
- the cofC gene encoding 2-phospho-L-lactate guanylyltransferase → MSTQERPVAPAGSIGWSLVVPVKPAAVGKSRLAPFAGGHRTELAQAMAIDTITAALACPRVVELLAITPDQEFAAVLAGVGAVAVTDEPAAGLNAALQHGARLARSRRPDGAVAAMLADLPALRPNELTTALDAATAWPTSFVPDAAGVGTTLYCTAPGVDFAPRFGGPSRRAHLDAGAVELTPVPITSVRRDVDTGADLHQARDLGVGPRTRAALAAMARRGDPVAETGTS, encoded by the coding sequence ATGTCAACGCAAGAACGTCCCGTGGCTCCGGCCGGTTCCATCGGCTGGAGCCTGGTGGTGCCCGTGAAACCCGCGGCGGTCGGAAAGTCCCGGCTCGCACCGTTCGCCGGTGGGCATCGCACCGAACTCGCACAGGCGATGGCGATCGACACCATCACCGCTGCTCTCGCGTGCCCACGGGTGGTCGAGCTGCTGGCGATCACTCCCGACCAGGAGTTCGCCGCGGTGCTGGCCGGGGTCGGTGCGGTCGCCGTCACCGACGAACCCGCCGCCGGGCTGAACGCCGCACTGCAGCACGGTGCCCGGCTGGCGCGTTCGCGCCGCCCCGACGGCGCCGTGGCCGCCATGCTCGCCGATCTTCCTGCCCTGCGGCCGAACGAGCTGACGACGGCACTCGACGCCGCGACGGCCTGGCCGACGTCGTTCGTCCCGGACGCCGCGGGTGTGGGCACGACGCTGTACTGCACGGCGCCGGGCGTGGACTTCGCGCCGAGGTTCGGCGGACCGTCGCGCCGGGCACACCTGGACGCCGGCGCGGTCGAGCTGACGCCGGTGCCGATCACGTCCGTACGCCGCGACGTCGACACCGGCGCGGATCTCCACCAGGCCAGGGATCTGGGCGTCGGACCGCGGACCCGGGCAGCCCTCGCGGCGATGGCCCGGCGTGGCGACCCGGTGGCGGAGACCGGAACTTCCTGA
- a CDS encoding lysophospholipid acyltransferase family protein, translating into MATFTRRDWRGGEHIPREGGFIAVTNHLSYFDPIALGHFLHEQGRAVRFLAKASLFDIPVVGRFLRSAGQIPVHREKRTAGDALKEACQAVDRGECVVVYPEGTITRDPDLWPMVGKTGAVRIALRTGCEIVPIAQWGAQDVLLPYAKIPRLLPRKTMRMQAGPAFDLSAYRDVPFTPSLLKKATNELMDVLTRMVAGLRHESPPAVRFDPGKTGLPSIGNPYKRRA; encoded by the coding sequence ATGGCGACTTTCACCAGGCGTGACTGGCGAGGTGGCGAGCACATACCACGCGAGGGTGGTTTCATCGCGGTCACCAACCATCTGTCCTACTTCGACCCGATCGCGCTCGGGCACTTCCTGCACGAGCAGGGACGCGCGGTTCGCTTCCTGGCCAAGGCAAGCCTGTTCGACATTCCGGTGGTCGGCAGGTTCCTGCGGTCGGCGGGTCAGATCCCGGTGCACCGGGAGAAGCGCACCGCGGGCGACGCGCTCAAGGAAGCCTGCCAGGCAGTCGATCGCGGCGAGTGCGTCGTGGTCTACCCCGAGGGAACGATCACCCGCGACCCCGACCTGTGGCCGATGGTCGGCAAGACGGGTGCGGTCCGGATCGCCTTGCGTACTGGATGTGAGATCGTTCCCATCGCACAGTGGGGTGCGCAGGACGTGTTGCTCCCGTACGCCAAGATTCCCCGGTTGCTGCCCCGCAAGACGATGCGGATGCAGGCCGGACCGGCGTTCGACCTGTCGGCCTACCGCGACGTCCCGTTCACTCCGTCGCTGTTGAAGAAGGCCACGAACGAACTCATGGACGTGCTCACCCGGATGGTGGCGGGTCTGCGGCACGAGTCCCCGCCGGCCGTGCGGTTCGATCCGGGCAAGACCGGCCTGCCCAGCATCGGCAACCCGTACAAGCGGCGGGCGTAG